From a region of the Pedosphaera parvula Ellin514 genome:
- a CDS encoding phage holin family protein, whose amino-acid sequence MPSRLKEFLKRWVITTAAVLVALYIVRGISYETIGGLLVATFILGILNTLFRPLKIFLGIFTLGIFTLVFNALLLYWVGSLVRSFHVDSFKAAFWGALIISIVSFILNIITGTGGSQIKVRKQAPPPAPPPPRHDDGGGPVIDV is encoded by the coding sequence ATGCCTTCCAGACTGAAAGAATTTTTAAAGAGATGGGTGATAACCACAGCCGCTGTGTTGGTAGCGCTTTATATAGTCCGTGGCATCAGCTATGAGACAATTGGCGGCTTGCTCGTGGCGACCTTCATCCTCGGGATTTTGAACACTTTATTTCGACCGCTCAAAATCTTCCTGGGGATTTTTACGTTGGGGATTTTTACGCTGGTCTTCAATGCCCTGCTTCTTTATTGGGTGGGATCATTGGTGAGATCTTTTCATGTCGACTCGTTTAAGGCAGCCTTCTGGGGTGCTCTAATAATCAGCATCGTCAGTTTTATTTTAAATATTATCACCGGCACGGGCGGATCGCAGATAAAAGTCCGCAAACAGGCTCCGCCTCCGGCTCCTCCACCTCCACGGCACGACGATGGCGGTGGACCGGTCATCGATGTTTGA
- a CDS encoding type I phosphomannose isomerase catalytic subunit, with protein sequence MLRISLMLYPLTFKPIFKERVWGGRNLERLYKKPLPPDVPIGESWEISDRPGDASIIANGPLAGKDLRWLMENHADELLGASRRNTKSFPLLVKILDAQEKLSLQVHPPVEIAASMGGEPKTEMWYVAEATPEADLFVGLKKGVTRPEFEQKIKEGTVAECFHRIPVKKDDVMFLPSGRVHALGAGSVIFEIQQNSDTTYRVFDWNRTGLDGRPRELHIEQSLKSINFEDFEPRLITSIYSRSPTFSVRVLVDDPLFRIDACKVKRGQRFYIRSEGAQILGILHGRLEVGFGEIKVLAGAGQFVVLPACLGRVSLTADTQVEFLHVQNR encoded by the coding sequence GTGCTTCGCATTTCACTGATGCTTTATCCGCTCACATTTAAACCTATTTTCAAGGAACGCGTGTGGGGCGGTCGCAACCTGGAGCGGCTTTACAAAAAGCCACTGCCACCTGATGTGCCGATTGGGGAATCCTGGGAAATTTCTGATCGACCAGGAGATGCCAGCATCATTGCGAATGGGCCTCTGGCTGGTAAGGATCTGCGCTGGCTGATGGAAAATCACGCTGACGAATTATTGGGGGCGTCCCGTCGCAATACGAAGAGCTTTCCGTTATTGGTGAAAATATTGGATGCTCAGGAAAAGCTTTCATTGCAAGTGCATCCTCCCGTAGAAATTGCCGCCAGCATGGGTGGGGAACCGAAAACTGAGATGTGGTACGTCGCGGAAGCGACACCCGAGGCAGACCTGTTTGTTGGTTTGAAAAAAGGGGTTACTCGTCCGGAGTTCGAGCAGAAAATTAAAGAAGGAACAGTTGCGGAGTGCTTTCATCGCATCCCGGTCAAGAAAGATGACGTCATGTTCCTCCCGAGTGGGCGGGTCCACGCGTTGGGAGCAGGAAGTGTGATTTTTGAAATCCAGCAGAATTCAGATACGACGTATCGGGTGTTTGATTGGAATCGGACGGGATTGGATGGCAGGCCGCGGGAATTGCACATTGAACAATCGCTCAAGAGCATCAATTTTGAGGATTTTGAACCCCGGCTGATCACAAGCATTTATTCGAGAAGCCCGACATTCAGCGTGCGGGTTTTGGTGGACGATCCTTTATTCAGGATTGATGCCTGCAAGGTCAAGCGCGGGCAGCGGTTCTATATTCGTAGCGAAGGGGCGCAAATTCTTGGCATACTGCATGGCCGTCTGGAGGTTGGGTTTGGCGAAATCAAGGTTTTGGCAGGAGCCGGGCAATTTGTGGTACTGCCAGCCTGTTTGGGGCGTGTGAGCCTCACGGCCGATACGCAGGTTGAATTCCTGCATGTCCAGAACCGTTGA
- a CDS encoding acetyl-CoA carboxylase carboxyltransferase subunit alpha has translation MKNLLDFEKPIFELQAKLEELKKQSRSLGVSSEEEIKKFEEKIAETQKQIFSNLTPWQKVQLARHPKRPFTLDYIRNTFSGFNELHGDRLYAEDRAVVGGFAYLEDKKVMVIGTQKGRDTKENILRNFGSAHPEGYRKALRLMKMADKFGLPIVTLIDTAGAYPGIGAEERHIAEAIAVNLREMMLLEVPTIAVVIGEGGSGGALGIGVTDRVLILENAYYSVISPEGCAAILWKDRAAAPKAAEALKITAKHLLELKLVDEIIPEPLGGAHNDSKMTGATLKTHLLKQLDQLESLTSAERLKQRYARFRAHGHFIEKQIPAA, from the coding sequence ATGAAAAATCTGCTAGATTTTGAAAAGCCGATTTTTGAACTTCAAGCAAAGCTTGAGGAACTGAAGAAGCAATCCCGATCGCTGGGAGTCAGCTCGGAAGAAGAAATTAAAAAATTTGAAGAAAAGATTGCTGAAACTCAAAAGCAAATCTTCTCGAATTTAACGCCCTGGCAAAAGGTCCAGTTGGCGCGGCACCCCAAACGTCCATTCACCCTGGATTACATCCGGAACACGTTTAGTGGTTTCAATGAGTTGCATGGGGACCGGTTATATGCGGAAGACCGCGCAGTAGTTGGAGGCTTTGCTTATCTGGAAGACAAGAAGGTTATGGTGATCGGGACCCAAAAGGGGCGCGACACCAAGGAGAATATTTTGCGCAACTTTGGTTCGGCGCATCCGGAGGGTTATCGCAAGGCGCTCCGTTTGATGAAGATGGCCGATAAGTTTGGTTTGCCGATTGTCACGCTGATTGATACGGCGGGAGCTTATCCCGGCATTGGAGCTGAAGAGAGACATATCGCTGAAGCAATTGCGGTCAATCTTCGCGAAATGATGTTGTTGGAAGTGCCCACCATTGCGGTTGTCATTGGCGAAGGCGGGTCAGGCGGGGCGTTGGGAATTGGAGTGACCGACCGGGTTTTAATTCTGGAGAACGCCTATTATTCCGTCATCAGCCCGGAAGGCTGTGCGGCGATTCTGTGGAAGGATCGTGCCGCGGCGCCCAAAGCGGCTGAAGCCTTAAAAATTACCGCCAAACATCTGCTCGAATTGAAACTGGTGGATGAGATTATTCCAGAACCGCTTGGTGGTGCTCATAACGATTCCAAAATGACTGGCGCCACTTTAAAAACTCATCTCCTGAAGCAACTGGATCAGTTGGAGAGTTTGACTTCGGCTGAACGATTGAAGCAGCGTTACGCACGTTTCCGCGCTCATGGACATTTTATTGAGAAACAGATTCCGGCTGCCTGA
- the pgl gene encoding 6-phosphogluconolactonase translates to MAYELLTFANDKELAEEVARRWLAELAKRDTSVIYTVALSGGRITKAFFNEIVKQNKTKPISFDGVYFFWADERCVPPTDPESNYAVAKELLFDPLGIPERQVHRIRGEERELLALSDAVSNICNAAKLNAAGQPMLDLVFLGMGEDGHVASLFPQEVEEERQKPEIYRSVRAVKPPPQRITLGYKAIGAAKDIWVLVSGAGKEKALAESISPNGETPLAKVLKLGNQAKIFSDVKPGR, encoded by the coding sequence ATGGCCTACGAACTTTTGACATTTGCGAACGATAAGGAGTTGGCGGAGGAAGTGGCGAGACGCTGGTTGGCGGAATTGGCCAAAAGGGATACTTCAGTGATTTACACTGTGGCACTTTCCGGAGGGCGAATTACCAAGGCTTTTTTCAACGAAATTGTTAAGCAAAATAAAACAAAACCAATTTCTTTTGATGGTGTTTACTTTTTCTGGGCGGATGAACGCTGTGTTCCGCCAACTGATCCGGAGAGCAATTATGCTGTGGCTAAAGAGCTTTTGTTCGATCCGCTGGGAATTCCGGAGCGACAGGTTCACCGAATTCGCGGGGAAGAAAGAGAGTTACTTGCGCTATCGGATGCAGTGAGCAATATTTGTAATGCGGCAAAGCTTAATGCAGCAGGGCAGCCGATGTTGGATTTGGTTTTCCTGGGCATGGGTGAAGATGGGCATGTGGCATCGCTCTTCCCGCAAGAAGTGGAAGAGGAGAGACAAAAGCCCGAAATTTACAGGTCAGTGAGGGCAGTAAAGCCGCCGCCGCAACGGATTACGCTTGGCTATAAGGCTATCGGAGCCGCCAAAGACATTTGGGTGCTGGTTTCCGGGGCGGGGAAAGAAAAAGCGTTAGCGGAATCGATATCGCCGAATGGTGAGACGCCATTGGCCAAGGTTTTGAAATTAGGGAATCAGGCAAAGATTTTTTCGGACGTGAAGCCTGGCCGGTAA
- the zwf gene encoding glucose-6-phosphate dehydrogenase, translated as MLPLMEQDQLDELMVCRLNEARKTVEPCSVVIFGASGDLTARKLIPALYHLFKEKQMPGEFRIIGFARREKTDESWRTELREALDQFSRTKPVDDAVWAEFAKHVHYCKGEFGDLEAYKKLEQQLASFGNEALRNNLLFYLATSPSQFGEVVEMLHNAGLLHKNEEKGWQRIVVEKPFGHDLASAVQLNGELTKYAHEKQVFRIDHYLGKETVQNILMFRFSNSIFEPLWNRNLVDHVQITVSESLGVGGRGGYYEEAGALRDMVQNHLLQVMSLVGMEPPVSLDAEPIRDEKVKFLKSIRPLTEASVGKQVVRGQYFAGVVNGEMKQGYRQEPKVKSDSNVETYVALKLFVDNWRWSGVPFYLRTGKYLPLSASEVRIQFRPTPHVLFAAQCGTKLDPNALTLRLQPNEGISLRFNGKVPGTSTSVRPVRMSFSYNSEFGAYTPEAYERLLLEAMAGDATLFIRRDEVETAWGIVDSIRKGWEGKPLTNREFYSAGTWGPVAADDLLSQAGHVWRDPQPVT; from the coding sequence ATGTTACCGCTCATGGAACAGGATCAATTGGATGAGTTGATGGTATGTCGCTTGAATGAGGCGCGGAAGACGGTGGAGCCTTGTTCAGTGGTAATTTTTGGCGCGAGCGGGGATTTGACGGCACGAAAGCTGATTCCGGCGCTGTATCATTTGTTCAAGGAGAAGCAGATGCCGGGGGAGTTTCGGATCATCGGCTTTGCGCGTCGCGAGAAGACGGATGAATCGTGGCGGACCGAGCTGCGCGAGGCGCTGGATCAATTTTCGCGGACGAAGCCGGTGGATGATGCGGTATGGGCGGAGTTTGCGAAGCATGTGCATTATTGCAAGGGCGAGTTTGGCGATCTGGAGGCTTACAAGAAGTTGGAGCAGCAGTTGGCGTCGTTTGGGAATGAGGCGTTGCGGAATAATTTATTGTTCTATCTGGCGACGTCGCCGAGTCAGTTTGGTGAGGTGGTGGAGATGCTGCATAATGCGGGGCTGTTGCATAAAAACGAGGAGAAGGGCTGGCAGCGGATCGTGGTGGAGAAGCCGTTTGGGCATGATTTGGCATCGGCGGTGCAGTTGAATGGTGAATTGACCAAGTACGCGCATGAAAAGCAGGTATTTCGCATTGATCATTACCTGGGCAAAGAGACGGTGCAGAATATTTTGATGTTCCGGTTCTCGAATTCGATTTTTGAACCGCTGTGGAATCGCAACTTGGTGGATCACGTGCAGATCACGGTGAGCGAGAGCCTGGGTGTGGGTGGTCGTGGTGGGTATTACGAGGAGGCGGGGGCATTGCGGGACATGGTGCAGAATCATTTGTTGCAGGTGATGTCGTTGGTGGGAATGGAGCCGCCTGTGTCGCTGGATGCGGAGCCGATTCGTGATGAGAAGGTGAAGTTTTTGAAGTCGATCCGGCCATTAACCGAGGCGAGTGTGGGCAAGCAGGTGGTGCGTGGGCAGTACTTCGCGGGAGTGGTGAATGGGGAAATGAAGCAGGGATATCGCCAGGAGCCGAAGGTGAAGTCGGATTCGAATGTGGAGACGTATGTGGCGCTGAAGTTGTTTGTGGATAACTGGCGTTGGTCGGGTGTGCCATTTTATTTGCGAACGGGGAAGTATCTGCCGCTCAGTGCGAGCGAGGTGCGGATACAATTCCGTCCGACGCCGCATGTATTGTTCGCGGCGCAATGCGGGACGAAGTTGGACCCGAATGCGTTGACGCTGAGGTTGCAGCCGAATGAAGGGATTTCGTTGAGATTTAACGGCAAGGTTCCAGGAACGAGCACGAGTGTTCGGCCGGTGCGGATGTCGTTTAGCTATAACAGCGAGTTTGGCGCTTACACGCCCGAGGCTTATGAGCGGTTGTTGCTGGAAGCGATGGCAGGGGATGCGACCTTGTTCATTCGCCGTGATGAGGTGGAGACGGCGTGGGGGATTGTGGATAGCATTCGCAAGGGCTGGGAAGGCAAACCGCTGACGAACCGGGAGTTTTATTCCGCGGGAACGTGGGGGCCGGTGGCGGCGGATGACTTGCTGTCGCAGGCCGGGCATGTGTGGCGTGATCCGCAACCGGTGACCTAA
- a CDS encoding sigma-70 family RNA polymerase sigma factor gives MRPSIGKMMSDDMTLVREFAQSNSEKAFTTLVSRHINLVYSVALRHVRDPHMAEEITQGVFILFARKAKSLNPKTIISGWLGRTARYVSADTLKIQRRRQFREQESHMQSILNESDSEVWTQIAPLLDEALDCLGEKEHNAIVLRFFEGKDLKQVGASLGMREDAARMRVNRAVEKLRKFFARKGVTLSASAIAGAVSANSVQAAPVGLAAAVAAAAFSGTTIATATITAATKAMAMTTLQKILVPATVAVLAVAGVYEARQAAQMRDAVRTLRQQQAPLLEQIQQLQGERDESAHQLASLREENERLTHATGELLRLRGEVGRLRRQSDELKLLRDHNAQLGAPQPDASASKGSAHPPAVAKILITHVKQPQEVGEEQIRTNISIKVGDIFDQTAVARDVRTLYSTGLFHNLRVADNTTDEGVTLNYLVQENPRISQIRFAGNSKFTEVELAKLLSSSADKPSDERTLSNDAQKIQDLYVQSGLSGAKVKYVFNVDEAVGAGEVIFEIAE, from the coding sequence TTGCGTCCATCTATTGGTAAAATGATGAGCGATGACATGACGTTGGTTCGGGAATTTGCCCAAAGCAATTCAGAGAAGGCGTTCACCACTCTGGTATCACGGCACATTAACTTGGTCTATTCGGTCGCCCTGCGCCACGTCCGCGACCCTCATATGGCTGAGGAAATCACCCAGGGCGTTTTCATCCTCTTCGCACGCAAGGCAAAATCACTCAACCCAAAGACAATCATCTCCGGCTGGCTCGGCCGCACCGCCCGATACGTTTCCGCCGATACACTGAAAATTCAACGCCGCCGTCAATTCCGCGAACAGGAGTCGCACATGCAATCTATTTTGAATGAATCGGATTCAGAAGTCTGGACACAAATCGCGCCTTTGTTGGATGAGGCACTCGATTGTCTGGGGGAAAAAGAACATAATGCCATCGTACTCCGCTTCTTTGAAGGTAAGGATCTAAAACAGGTCGGCGCATCTTTGGGAATGCGTGAAGATGCCGCGCGAATGCGGGTCAATCGTGCAGTGGAAAAATTGCGGAAGTTTTTTGCCAGGAAGGGTGTGACACTTTCAGCATCGGCAATTGCCGGAGCCGTTTCAGCAAATTCCGTTCAAGCTGCGCCGGTTGGGCTCGCCGCCGCCGTTGCCGCCGCCGCATTTTCTGGAACCACCATTGCCACCGCGACAATCACTGCCGCCACCAAAGCCATGGCCATGACCACACTGCAAAAAATCCTCGTCCCAGCCACCGTCGCCGTGTTGGCCGTGGCAGGAGTCTACGAAGCCCGCCAGGCCGCGCAAATGCGCGATGCGGTTCGAACACTCCGGCAGCAGCAGGCGCCACTACTCGAGCAAATCCAGCAACTGCAAGGCGAGCGCGATGAAAGCGCGCACCAACTTGCCTCTCTGCGCGAGGAAAATGAGAGATTGACCCACGCCACCGGCGAGTTGCTAAGGCTGCGAGGGGAAGTGGGAAGACTCCGCAGGCAGTCGGACGAACTCAAACTCCTTCGTGATCACAACGCTCAATTGGGAGCGCCTCAGCCAGATGCCTCTGCCAGCAAAGGCTCAGCCCACCCGCCGGCAGTCGCAAAGATACTCATAACGCACGTAAAGCAGCCACAAGAGGTCGGTGAAGAGCAGATTCGCACGAACATCTCCATTAAGGTGGGAGACATTTTTGATCAGACGGCAGTGGCTCGTGATGTGCGCACCCTCTATAGCACCGGTTTGTTCCACAATCTTCGCGTGGCGGATAACACCACAGATGAGGGAGTCACACTGAACTACCTCGTACAGGAAAATCCAAGGATAAGCCAGATTCGCTTCGCGGGTAACTCCAAGTTCACGGAGGTCGAACTTGCCAAATTACTATCGTCCAGCGCCGACAAACCATCGGATGAACGGACACTCTCCAACGACGCACAGAAAATCCAGGACCTATACGTTCAATCAGGGTTGTCGGGCGCCAAAGTTAAATATGTGTTTAATGTGGATGAAGCCGTCGGGGCAGGTGAGGTAATTTTCGAAATCGCGGAATGA
- a CDS encoding sigma-70 family RNA polymerase sigma factor has product MAAVRRGDAERYRELVERHERRVYAVAWSRLGNAALAEEVTQETFIRAYRRLWLLGDGAKFSGWINTIARRVAINFGLRHRRELNKRERWALENADQSTKENSAVETGPLHTPETLRQTLAELPAAHRECLVLFYLEGQSGAEAAAALGISEAVLRVRLHRARHAMRERLEEKLEGSLVKLRPAKTLVPAVMAGVLASSTTKATAAGLGGTALGALAKFTPFKFLFSFFAAASVLTGIFLQWLFMRLESRNFLDRDGFRARLFRRSSRWWILWFALMMLVIWTLVPWFVLSSLHRGESLATFYLVLAGITSVMSSIMARRLKIIRNRYFIGIVATNLLFAVFCLMIGLGWIPILWTAYFVAVQMILMSFTFSGRPMRADYNLFLRSVEGMLKNVEPVMAEPAKRHVFNNSELFDFARFLGNRWLVNDFRLMNNGLVLRMSPVNMSLWHFSLAFFAFGSQGSKLILQRDGTVSVTMHKRDRRALRQLRGENPSPNGELENRVAAAAESAWQKFRVQDFAAAERTLGQVPESEVFVQPLAKSLSTRLQRAFMIGIALFTVIQTFEINQLLHIKSGFTISDQNLSEQNYKLAMSNLKTAKTEEKRFYALGAAAKESFVAGKTEAAQNYAGELMTLLPKYKGNWNYGNAIQDTNLVYGRIAVREGNIEAAKKYLLAAGKSPGSPQMNSFGPNMTLADDLLKKGERDTVLEYFMLCRKFWKMDFGKLDKWMHEVMDGKTPDFGANLFY; this is encoded by the coding sequence GTGGCGGCTGTGCGGCGTGGCGATGCCGAGCGTTATCGTGAACTCGTCGAGCGTCACGAACGCCGTGTCTACGCCGTCGCCTGGAGCCGTCTCGGCAATGCCGCGTTGGCGGAAGAAGTCACACAGGAGACGTTCATTCGTGCGTATCGGCGGCTCTGGCTGCTCGGCGATGGCGCAAAATTTTCCGGTTGGATCAATACCATTGCCCGTCGAGTCGCTATCAACTTCGGTCTGCGCCATCGCCGCGAACTGAATAAGCGCGAACGTTGGGCGTTGGAAAATGCTGACCAGTCCACCAAAGAAAATTCCGCCGTTGAAACCGGCCCACTCCACACACCGGAAACCTTGCGGCAGACTTTGGCCGAACTGCCCGCCGCGCACCGTGAATGTCTCGTGTTGTTTTATCTCGAAGGCCAGAGCGGTGCGGAGGCGGCGGCGGCGCTGGGAATTTCTGAAGCCGTCCTGCGTGTGCGCCTGCATCGTGCCCGCCACGCGATGCGTGAACGGCTCGAGGAAAAACTCGAAGGCTCGCTCGTAAAGTTGCGACCGGCCAAAACCCTCGTGCCTGCCGTTATGGCTGGTGTGCTGGCCTCCTCTACCACGAAAGCAACGGCTGCGGGCCTCGGTGGAACTGCCCTCGGTGCACTGGCCAAATTCACACCGTTCAAATTCCTTTTTTCATTTTTTGCCGCCGCCTCGGTTTTAACGGGAATTTTCTTACAATGGCTGTTCATGCGGCTGGAATCACGGAATTTCCTTGATCGTGATGGTTTCCGCGCCCGGTTGTTCCGCCGCAGTTCGCGTTGGTGGATTCTGTGGTTTGCTTTGATGATGCTCGTGATTTGGACGCTGGTCCCCTGGTTCGTTCTGTCATCGCTTCACCGGGGCGAAAGTTTGGCCACATTCTATCTTGTGTTGGCTGGCATCACTTCTGTTATGAGCTCAATAATGGCGAGGCGGCTGAAGATTATTCGCAACCGATATTTTATCGGAATAGTGGCAACGAATCTATTATTTGCCGTTTTCTGTCTAATGATTGGCCTGGGATGGATACCAATTCTTTGGACCGCTTACTTTGTGGCTGTGCAGATGATATTGATGTCATTCACTTTTAGCGGAAGGCCGATGCGGGCGGATTACAATCTGTTCCTCCGCTCAGTCGAAGGCATGCTAAAAAACGTGGAGCCCGTCATGGCCGAACCTGCGAAACGCCATGTTTTTAACAATTCAGAACTCTTTGATTTCGCCCGTTTTCTGGGAAACCGGTGGTTGGTAAACGATTTTCGCTTGATGAATAACGGACTTGTTCTGCGAATGTCACCGGTGAATATGTCGCTTTGGCATTTTAGTTTGGCCTTTTTTGCCTTCGGATCGCAAGGATCCAAATTAATCCTCCAACGGGACGGAACCGTTTCCGTAACCATGCACAAAAGGGACCGGCGGGCATTGCGCCAATTGCGCGGTGAAAATCCTTCGCCAAATGGGGAGCTTGAAAACAGGGTTGCCGCCGCTGCTGAATCCGCCTGGCAGAAATTCCGGGTCCAGGATTTCGCTGCGGCGGAACGCACGCTCGGTCAGGTGCCGGAATCTGAAGTATTTGTCCAACCCCTGGCAAAATCCCTTTCCACGCGATTGCAGCGGGCGTTCATGATTGGGATCGCCCTATTCACGGTGATTCAAACGTTCGAGATTAACCAACTGCTTCATATCAAGTCCGGTTTCACAATCTCAGATCAAAACTTGTCCGAGCAGAACTATAAGCTGGCAATGTCTAATTTGAAGACTGCTAAAACGGAAGAGAAACGGTTTTATGCACTCGGCGCTGCCGCCAAGGAAAGTTTTGTCGCAGGCAAGACTGAGGCCGCGCAAAACTACGCCGGGGAATTGATGACTTTGCTGCCAAAATATAAAGGAAACTGGAACTACGGCAATGCCATCCAGGACACCAATTTGGTTTATGGCCGAATTGCCGTGCGTGAAGGAAACATAGAAGCGGCGAAAAAGTATCTGCTCGCCGCCGGCAAAAGCCCCGGTTCCCCACAAATGAACAGCTTTGGCCCCAATATGACTTTGGCCGATGATCTTCTGAAAAAAGGCGAGCGCGATACGGTGCTGGAGTATTTCATGCTCTGCCGCAAGTTTTGGAAAATGGACTTCGGCAAATTGGATAAATGGATGCACGAGGTCATGGATGGAAAGACCCCGGATTTCGGAGCAAACCTATTTTATTAA
- a CDS encoding response regulator, translating into MKSILLIDDSEDDVFFMKQAIDTGQFPCNVTVLRQGEDAIQYLATAAEQVSLPDIIILDVKMPGMDGHEVLNWIRTRPKFRHIPVVMLTISNFDRDKDRAYHLGANSYLVKPRKSEELNAMVQLLSKYWLGFNHTLAWT; encoded by the coding sequence ATGAAATCGATTTTGCTGATAGATGATTCCGAAGATGATGTTTTTTTCATGAAGCAAGCCATTGATACCGGGCAGTTCCCATGCAACGTAACCGTACTGCGGCAGGGCGAAGATGCCATTCAATATCTGGCCACGGCGGCTGAGCAGGTAAGTTTGCCGGACATTATTATTTTAGATGTGAAGATGCCAGGGATGGATGGTCACGAGGTGTTAAATTGGATTCGCACCCGGCCCAAGTTCAGGCACATACCGGTGGTGATGCTCACCATTTCCAACTTTGATCGCGACAAGGATCGTGCGTATCACTTGGGAGCCAATTCCTATCTGGTGAAGCCCAGGAAAAGCGAAGAACTCAATGCGATGGTGCAATTGCTGTCGAAATATTGGCTGGGGTTCAATCATACGTTGGCGTGGACGTAA
- a CDS encoding response regulator: MPNIRVLLADDHTVVRQGLRALLSGEKDIQIVGEAGTGREAVQMAQKLTPDVILMDIAMPLMNGLEATRKIAEVAPSAKVLVLSSYGEDDYVQKLTEAGASGYLIKHAAANDLVAAVRETHKGNAFFSPGIAKRLRDQVRAGFANGNGTKASFELTERELETLGHIVAGKPNKVIACDMGISIKTVEKHRQQVMNKLNIHEVASLTRYAIAKGMIDANGQSLMPNPEAPANPTTPACAAN; encoded by the coding sequence ATGCCAAATATTCGAGTCTTATTAGCCGACGACCATACCGTAGTCCGACAAGGCCTCCGCGCCCTCCTGTCCGGAGAGAAGGACATCCAAATCGTCGGCGAAGCCGGAACCGGCCGCGAGGCCGTACAAATGGCGCAAAAACTTACCCCCGATGTCATCCTCATGGACATCGCCATGCCGCTCATGAACGGCCTGGAGGCCACCCGCAAGATTGCCGAAGTGGCTCCTTCAGCAAAAGTCCTCGTCCTATCCTCCTACGGCGAAGATGACTACGTGCAAAAGCTCACCGAAGCTGGAGCTTCCGGCTATCTCATCAAACACGCCGCCGCCAACGATCTCGTTGCTGCCGTCCGCGAAACCCATAAGGGCAACGCCTTCTTCAGCCCTGGCATCGCCAAAAGATTGCGAGACCAGGTACGAGCCGGGTTTGCGAATGGCAATGGCACGAAAGCCAGCTTCGAGCTTACCGAACGCGAATTGGAAACCCTCGGGCACATCGTCGCCGGCAAACCCAACAAGGTAATCGCTTGCGACATGGGCATCAGCATCAAAACCGTGGAAAAACATCGCCAGCAAGTCATGAACAAACTGAACATCCATGAGGTTGCCAGCTTGACCCGCTACGCCATTGCCAAAGGCATGATCGATGCCAACGGCCAATCGTTGATGCCCAATCCCGAGGCTCCTGCCAACCCCACGACTCCCGCCTGCGCTGCCAATTAA
- a CDS encoding carbohydrate-binding family 9-like protein, which yields MKLLLGFLTVVLPMVALMTARCEEAPTRAPAVQSKFPCDPEAAAHYTAYRVHEPIKVNGRLDEKAWGAVPHSSRFVDIITGKPAMYDTRVGVLWDEKNLYVAYWVEEPHVAATLTKYNSPIWQNNDVEVFIAGKDTYYEFELNALNTVYEAFFVWEDVYEKDGFSKMPQFKRSNSKVQSFNGVGFTTHPRGKRVGSWDWKFPGRKTAVYIDGTLNNDKDKDRGWTVELAFPWKGMKLLAKADGRTLPPKDGDVWRIDFSRFNQYKGSTNDSGGWFLSPHGTWDSHIPECFPYVQFSTNDVMTVK from the coding sequence ATGAAATTGTTATTGGGATTCTTAACGGTTGTATTACCCATGGTTGCACTGATGACGGCGCGGTGTGAAGAGGCGCCCACCCGTGCGCCGGCCGTTCAGTCCAAGTTCCCATGTGACCCGGAAGCGGCGGCGCATTACACGGCGTATCGTGTGCATGAGCCGATCAAAGTGAATGGCCGATTGGATGAGAAAGCCTGGGGAGCGGTGCCGCATTCGTCAAGGTTCGTGGATATTATCACCGGCAAGCCGGCGATGTATGACACACGCGTCGGGGTGCTATGGGATGAGAAGAATTTGTATGTGGCTTATTGGGTGGAAGAACCGCATGTGGCCGCGACGCTGACGAAATACAATTCGCCCATTTGGCAAAACAATGATGTTGAGGTGTTCATTGCGGGGAAGGACACTTATTACGAGTTTGAATTGAACGCGCTGAATACGGTGTATGAGGCATTTTTTGTCTGGGAGGATGTTTACGAGAAGGACGGTTTTTCCAAGATGCCGCAGTTTAAACGCTCGAACTCAAAGGTGCAGTCCTTCAACGGAGTTGGTTTCACAACGCATCCGAGAGGCAAACGGGTAGGCTCCTGGGATTGGAAGTTTCCGGGACGGAAAACGGCGGTGTATATCGACGGCACGCTGAATAATGACAAGGACAAGGACCGGGGCTGGACGGTGGAACTGGCGTTTCCATGGAAGGGGATGAAACTGCTGGCCAAGGCTGATGGACGCACTTTGCCGCCGAAGGATGGGGATGTGTGGCGAATCGATTTTTCGCGGTTCAATCAATACAAGGGATCGACGAATGATTCCGGCGGGTGGTTTTTGAGCCCGCACGGAACCTGGGATTCGCATATTCCGGAATGTTTTCCGTATGTCCAGTTCTCCACGAATGATGTGATGACCGTGAAGTAG